The Pseudomonas sp. DG56-2 genome contains a region encoding:
- a CDS encoding SDR family oxidoreductase, translating into MKVVVIGGTGLIGAQLCAILRNKGYKVLAASPSTGVNALTGEGLEQALDGAAVVVDVANSPSFEDAAALAFFQTSGRNVFAVEKACGVSHHIALSVVGTERMLESGYFRAKMAQEHLIKQSGVPYTILRATQFYEFMGAIAYSGIDGNRVCLTTAALQPVASADVAQALADLVEQAPGNRTVEVAGPERKPLVEFVRSYLEHNRDAREVIVDPQATYFGAPIDDRSLTPEDGARIGVIRFQSWLQSVPVEG; encoded by the coding sequence ATGAAAGTCGTCGTGATCGGTGGTACGGGCCTGATCGGTGCACAACTGTGTGCGATCTTGCGAAACAAGGGCTATAAGGTGCTCGCCGCCTCGCCAAGCACCGGGGTCAATGCTCTGACCGGCGAAGGCTTGGAGCAGGCACTGGACGGTGCGGCGGTGGTCGTCGATGTAGCGAACTCGCCATCCTTTGAAGACGCCGCAGCGCTGGCATTCTTTCAAACCAGTGGACGCAATGTGTTTGCTGTCGAGAAAGCCTGTGGTGTGAGTCATCACATTGCGCTTTCGGTGGTGGGTACCGAGCGCATGCTCGAAAGCGGCTACTTTCGCGCCAAGATGGCGCAGGAGCATCTGATCAAGCAATCAGGCGTGCCCTACACCATATTGCGCGCCACCCAGTTTTACGAATTCATGGGCGCCATTGCCTATTCAGGCATCGACGGCAACCGTGTGTGCCTGACCACTGCCGCGTTGCAGCCGGTCGCTTCGGCCGATGTCGCGCAGGCGCTGGCTGACCTGGTCGAGCAGGCCCCTGGCAACCGCACGGTGGAAGTCGCCGGCCCCGAGCGCAAACCGTTGGTGGAGTTTGTGCGCAGCTACCTGGAACACAACCGCGATGCGCGTGAAGTGATCGTCGACCCCCAGGCCACCTACTTCGGGGCGCCGATCGATGATCGCTCGTTGACCCCAGAGGACGGCGCACGAATCGGTGTCATCCGCTTCCAGTCATGGCTGCAGAGTGTGCCTGTTGAAGGCTGA
- a CDS encoding cupin domain-containing protein, which translates to MRTGSLFFFVTLACTTAVHAQSPGASAPPPSVTPVMTQTLPEYPGKEVLILEVQYPPGGADPVHRHDAHGFVYVLEGSVVMGVKGGKEVTLMPGQSFYEGPQDVHTVGRNASQEKPAKFVVFLLKDADKPALLPAQ; encoded by the coding sequence ATGCGCACCGGCTCGCTATTTTTCTTTGTAACCCTGGCGTGCACCACAGCTGTTCACGCCCAGTCCCCGGGTGCAAGCGCACCGCCGCCCAGTGTTACGCCAGTCATGACCCAGACGTTGCCTGAGTACCCTGGCAAGGAGGTATTGATTCTGGAGGTGCAGTATCCTCCTGGAGGCGCTGACCCGGTACATCGCCATGACGCCCACGGCTTTGTCTATGTGCTCGAAGGCTCGGTGGTGATGGGGGTGAAGGGCGGGAAGGAAGTGACACTCATGCCTGGCCAGAGCTTTTATGAAGGGCCACAGGATGTGCATACGGTTGGCCGCAATGCGAGCCAGGAAAAGCCGGCCAAATTTGTGGTGTTCCTGCTCAAGGATGCCGATAAACCAGCGCTGTTGCCTGCGCAGTGA
- a CDS encoding SDR family oxidoreductase, translated as MSKTQLFDLDGKIAFVSGASRGIGEAIAHLLAQQGAHVIVSSRKLDGCQQVADAIVAAGGKATAVACHIGEMEQINAVFSGIREQFGRLDILVNNAATNPQFCNVLDTDLGAFQKTVDVNIRGYFFMSVEAGKLMRENGGGSIINVASINGVSPGVFQGIYSVTKAAVINMTKVFAKECAPFGIRCNALLPGLTDTKFASALVKNDAILNTALQQIPLKRVADPKEMAGAVLYLASDASSYTTGVALNVDGGFLS; from the coding sequence ATGTCCAAGACTCAACTGTTCGACCTCGACGGCAAGATTGCGTTTGTGTCCGGCGCCAGCCGTGGCATCGGCGAAGCGATTGCCCATCTGCTGGCCCAGCAAGGCGCCCATGTGATTGTTTCCAGCCGCAAGCTCGACGGCTGCCAGCAAGTCGCCGATGCCATCGTGGCAGCTGGGGGCAAAGCCACTGCTGTGGCTTGCCATATTGGTGAAATGGAACAGATCAACGCGGTGTTCAGCGGCATTCGCGAGCAGTTCGGTCGCCTGGATATCCTGGTCAACAACGCCGCGACCAACCCGCAATTCTGCAACGTACTGGACACCGACCTTGGCGCCTTCCAGAAAACCGTCGATGTAAACATTCGCGGGTATTTCTTCATGTCGGTCGAGGCTGGCAAGTTGATGCGTGAAAACGGCGGCGGCAGCATTATCAACGTAGCGTCGATCAATGGTGTGTCGCCTGGCGTATTCCAGGGGATCTATTCGGTGACCAAGGCGGCGGTGATCAACATGACCAAAGTGTTCGCCAAAGAGTGCGCGCCCTTTGGTATTCGCTGCAACGCCTTGTTGCCGGGCCTGACCGATACCAAGTTCGCTTCGGCACTGGTCAAGAACGATGCCATTCTCAACACCGCCCTGCAGCAGATACCGCTCAAGCGCGTCGCTGACCCGAAAGAAATGGCCGGCGCCGTGTTGTACCTGGCCAGCGATGCTTCAAGCTACACCACAGGCGTAGCGCTGAACGTGGACGGTGGCTTCCTGTCCTGA
- a CDS encoding phosphotransferase family protein gives MTLTDQSTQVRPGEELDGAIIDPYLKAHIAGLTGTPQVSQFPGGASNLTYLVRYPEREFVLRRPPFGHKAKSAHDMGREFRILNQLNSGFPYCPKAYVHCTDEALIGGEFYVMDRVKGIILRSDLPPELGLDAEHTAMLCKSFIDRLVELHQVDYNACGLGDLGKPEGYVQRQIEGWSSRYEKALTPDAPRWEKVIAWLREKMPADHPKPAIVHNDYRFDNVILDAENPMRIIGVLDWEMTTLGDPLMDLGNTLAYWIEADDPAPVQLMRRQPSNAPGMLTRQQFVDYYAQRAGISIDNYDFYYTYGLFRLAGIVQQIYFRFYHGQTQDKRFAQFIHMNTLLEHMSLQVIAKSSL, from the coding sequence ATGACGCTCACCGACCAGTCCACCCAGGTCCGCCCCGGCGAAGAACTCGATGGTGCAATCATCGACCCTTATCTGAAGGCGCACATTGCGGGTTTGACCGGCACGCCGCAGGTCAGCCAGTTCCCCGGCGGCGCCTCGAACCTGACCTACCTGGTGCGATACCCCGAGCGCGAGTTCGTCCTGCGTCGTCCGCCGTTCGGTCACAAGGCCAAATCGGCCCACGACATGGGCCGTGAATTTCGCATCCTCAATCAGCTCAACAGCGGTTTTCCCTACTGCCCCAAAGCCTACGTGCATTGCACCGACGAAGCGTTGATTGGCGGCGAGTTCTACGTCATGGACCGGGTCAAGGGCATCATTCTGCGCTCAGACCTGCCGCCGGAGTTGGGGCTTGATGCCGAGCACACTGCAATGCTGTGCAAGAGTTTCATTGATCGTCTGGTCGAACTGCATCAGGTGGACTACAACGCTTGCGGACTGGGCGATCTGGGCAAGCCCGAAGGCTACGTGCAACGTCAGATCGAAGGCTGGAGCAGCCGTTACGAAAAGGCCCTGACCCCGGATGCGCCCCGCTGGGAGAAAGTCATCGCCTGGCTGCGCGAGAAGATGCCGGCTGATCATCCCAAGCCGGCCATCGTGCATAACGACTACCGCTTCGATAACGTCATTCTCGACGCTGAAAACCCCATGCGCATCATTGGTGTGCTCGACTGGGAAATGACCACCCTCGGTGACCCTCTGATGGATCTGGGCAACACCCTGGCCTACTGGATCGAAGCCGATGATCCGGCACCTGTGCAACTGATGCGACGCCAGCCAAGCAACGCGCCAGGCATGCTCACTCGCCAGCAGTTTGTCGACTACTATGCCCAGCGCGCCGGCATCAGCATCGACAATTACGACTTCTACTACACCTACGGACTGTTCCGCCTCGCCGGCATCGTCCAGCAGATCTACTTCCGCTTCTACCATGGCCAGACCCAGGACAAGCGCTTTGCCCAGTTCATCCACATGAACACGCTACTGGAGCACATGAGCCTGCAGGTCATTGCCAAGTCCAGCCTTTGA
- a CDS encoding SCP2 sterol-binding domain-containing protein, whose protein sequence is MSDVAKAVEAMKAKFNPAAAAGLDLVFGFNITDEDKHYALIVKDGTCEIQEGENADANCTLVLDSETLKDIVSGETDGMQAFMGGKLRVEGDMMLSMKLSELFPA, encoded by the coding sequence ATGAGCGATGTAGCAAAAGCCGTCGAAGCGATGAAAGCCAAGTTCAACCCAGCCGCTGCTGCCGGTCTTGACCTGGTGTTCGGTTTCAATATCACCGACGAAGACAAGCACTACGCCCTGATCGTCAAGGATGGCACCTGCGAAATCCAGGAAGGCGAGAATGCCGACGCCAACTGCACCCTGGTGCTGGATAGCGAAACCCTCAAAGACATCGTCAGCGGTGAAACCGACGGCATGCAAGCGTTCATGGGCGGCAAGCTGCGCGTCGAAGGCGACATGATGCTGTCGATGAAGCTGAGCGAGCTGTTCCCGGCCTGA
- a CDS encoding histidine phosphatase family protein yields the protein MGSIYLIRHGQASFGADDYDVLSPVGMRQSEALGQHLAQLGIRLDRCLAGNLRRQQDTARLALQSMHDSGVQVPQLETDDAFNEFDADAVIRSLLPGLLPDEPEARHILRNGAQNRREFQRLFALLIQRWHGGEHACEGCESWHVFVERVEAGLHRVLDQASHGDNIAIFTSGGTITALLHRVIRITASQAFELNWQIINTSLSQLKFRGSEVALASFNSQAHVQLLKVPELITYR from the coding sequence GTGGGCAGTATTTACCTTATTCGACATGGCCAGGCCTCCTTCGGTGCAGACGACTATGACGTCCTCTCTCCCGTGGGCATGCGCCAGAGCGAAGCACTTGGTCAGCATTTGGCCCAGTTGGGTATACGCCTTGATCGCTGCCTGGCCGGCAACTTGCGTCGTCAACAGGACACCGCTCGCCTGGCCCTGCAGAGCATGCATGATAGCGGCGTTCAGGTACCACAGTTGGAAACTGACGACGCCTTCAATGAGTTCGACGCCGACGCGGTCATTCGCAGCCTGCTGCCGGGCCTGTTGCCGGACGAACCTGAAGCACGCCACATTCTGCGCAACGGTGCGCAGAATCGTAGAGAGTTCCAGCGCTTGTTTGCACTGCTGATCCAGCGCTGGCACGGTGGCGAACACGCCTGCGAAGGCTGTGAGTCCTGGCACGTTTTCGTCGAGCGTGTCGAAGCCGGCCTGCACCGGGTACTGGATCAGGCCAGCCATGGCGACAACATTGCAATTTTTACCTCTGGCGGCACCATCACTGCCCTGCTCCACCGGGTTATCCGTATTACTGCCAGCCAGGCTTTCGAGCTGAACTGGCAGATCATCAACACCTCGCTCAGCCAATTGAAGTTTCGTGGCAGCGAGGTGGCCCTGGCTTCCTTCAATAGCCAAGCCCACGTGCAGCTGTTGAAGGTGCCGGAGCTCATTACCTACCGTTGA